One Bacillus sp. 1780r2a1 DNA segment encodes these proteins:
- a CDS encoding Fe-S cluster assembly protein HesB — protein MIITNEAKALIEEILSEQEIEGIRLYFKGISCDIPNIGLSFEEAQQNDELQVINGILVAIEEAILPYTKELLLDVHTTPYGPGLALVGAKD, from the coding sequence ATGATTATTACAAATGAAGCAAAAGCGTTAATTGAGGAAATTTTATCTGAACAAGAAATCGAAGGTATTCGTCTTTACTTTAAAGGAATCAGCTGTGATATCCCCAATATTGGATTGTCTTTTGAAGAAGCTCAACAAAACGATGAGCTGCAAGTTATTAACGGTATACTAGTAGCAATTGAAGAAGCAATCTTACCCTATACGAAAGAACTTTTACTAGACGTTCATACAACACCATACGGACCTGGTTTAGCTTTAGTAGGTGCCAAAGATTAA
- a CDS encoding DNA starvation/stationary phase protection protein has product MNLEQLVNQQIANLNVLYTKLHRFHWYVKGPQFFTLHEKFEELYTETAADIDEYAERLLAIGGQPVATLKEFLSLATLSEEGNEQTAREMVEAVSKDYQLLVQQLKMGIKIAEEAHDHVTADLFIGTVGRLEKHIWMLNASLPAKELV; this is encoded by the coding sequence ATGAATTTAGAACAACTAGTAAATCAACAGATCGCTAATTTAAACGTACTTTACACGAAACTTCATCGCTTTCATTGGTATGTAAAAGGACCTCAGTTCTTTACTCTTCATGAGAAATTTGAGGAACTATATACAGAAACTGCTGCGGATATAGATGAATATGCAGAGCGATTGCTAGCAATTGGTGGACAGCCTGTAGCTACGCTAAAAGAATTTTTAAGCTTGGCTACTCTAAGTGAAGAAGGAAACGAGCAAACTGCTCGTGAAATGGTTGAAGCTGTTAGTAAGGATTATCAACTTCTTGTTCAACAGCTTAAAATGGGAATTAAAATTGCTGAAGAAGCACATGATCATGTTACTGCTGATTTATTCATCGGAACAGTTGGTCGCCTTGAAAAGCATATTTGGATGCTTAACGCTTCTTTGCCCGCAAAAGAATTAGTATAA
- a CDS encoding spore coat protein, producing the protein MNHEQTHINMHTGKVPQAMNHGGHELFDVHETLAGMINVLDQFMMFRQYIQDEELKQMLDRQYGFILEDYNRIVESFSTGQDPSSPTQTYNMAETNDFVYGLKAGQPKKPNQSINDISDKGISGHMLGLLKGHASLVTMTALEITNPIVRRLFADSVPNWIEMAYEVAHYQNKRHNYQVPQLAAQDMQQMTQGFAKATQSPELPNNKTLH; encoded by the coding sequence ATGAACCACGAACAAACACATATAAATATGCATACTGGTAAGGTGCCACAAGCGATGAATCACGGAGGACACGAACTCTTTGATGTTCACGAAACGCTAGCTGGTATGATCAATGTTTTAGATCAATTTATGATGTTTCGACAATACATTCAAGATGAAGAGTTAAAACAAATGTTAGACCGTCAATATGGCTTTATTTTAGAAGACTACAACCGCATTGTAGAATCTTTTTCAACTGGGCAAGACCCTTCTAGCCCAACGCAAACCTACAATATGGCAGAAACAAACGATTTTGTATACGGTTTGAAAGCTGGCCAACCTAAAAAGCCAAATCAATCGATTAACGACATTAGCGACAAGGGAATTTCAGGACATATGCTAGGATTATTAAAAGGTCATGCTTCACTCGTTACCATGACCGCGCTTGAAATCACAAACCCTATTGTGCGTCGTTTATTCGCTGATAGCGTTCCTAATTGGATTGAGATGGCATATGAAGTAGCTCACTATCAAAACAAGCGTCATAACTATCAAGTACCGCAGCTAGCTGCTCAAGATATGCAGCAAATGACGCAAGGGTTTGCAAAAGCTACACAATCCCCAGAGCTTCCAAACAATAAAACGTTACATTAA
- a CDS encoding YwqG family protein, producing the protein MNILDNLILKHGLQTLKEEIYSSLYTCIMVHPTRAEELNIGTSKLGGYPDLPPEFCWPEKDGEYLQFIGQINLSQLEGTWKKDFLLPETGYLYFFYDGEAYGEEDQQNGWRVLFYEGSAKNLSTIKVDVSNVYSQCEVQFSYDIRLGDTYIEDDQLYDQFDALMLEINGNIPFHQIGGTTWNIQGDVLEECEDFSGRKGDWQLLFQIDSDDQLNMMWGDVGILYYCIERQALAKKQFENTWLIMQCS; encoded by the coding sequence ATGAATATATTGGATAATTTAATCTTAAAACATGGACTTCAAACACTAAAGGAAGAGATATATAGCTCTTTGTATACATGCATTATGGTACATCCCACTCGTGCTGAAGAACTTAACATTGGTACATCAAAATTAGGAGGATATCCAGACTTACCGCCAGAGTTTTGCTGGCCTGAAAAGGATGGGGAATACCTACAGTTTATTGGTCAAATTAATTTATCTCAGCTAGAAGGTACGTGGAAGAAAGACTTTCTTCTTCCTGAAACTGGCTATTTGTACTTCTTTTACGACGGTGAAGCATATGGCGAAGAAGATCAACAAAATGGTTGGCGCGTACTTTTTTATGAAGGCTCAGCAAAGAATTTAAGTACAATAAAAGTAGACGTTTCAAATGTATACTCACAGTGTGAGGTACAGTTTAGTTATGATATTCGTCTTGGAGATACATATATAGAAGACGATCAGTTGTATGATCAATTCGATGCTCTTATGTTAGAAATTAATGGTAATATTCCATTTCATCAAATTGGAGGAACGACGTGGAACATCCAAGGGGATGTCTTGGAAGAATGTGAAGATTTTTCTGGTAGAAAAGGCGATTGGCAGTTATTGTTTCAAATTGATTCTGACGACCAACTTAATATGATGTGGGGGGACGTTGGAATTTTATACTATTGTATTGAGAGGCAAGCTCTTGCAAAAAAGCAGTTTGAAAACACATGGCTAATCATGCAATGTTCATAA
- a CDS encoding hemolysin family protein, producing the protein MTILNLFLVALLIGLTAFFVATEFAIVKVRSSRINQLVDEGNKKAIAAKHVITHLDEYLSACQLGITITALGLGWLGEPTLERILHPLFNDFNINERLAGILSFVIAFVIITFLHVVVGELAPKTFAIQMSERITLLFSKPIIWFYKIMYPFIKALNGSAQLLTRMFGLQPASEHEVAHSEEEIRILLSESLKGGEINQSEYKYMNKIFDFDDRLAKEVMVPRTEIITASKDDIVEVFLQVANVEKYTRYPIIEDGDKDKVVGLVNIKEIYNDIVFNQKDGTNTLESYVKPILKVIETVPIHDLLVKMQKDRVQMAILFDEYGGTAGLVTIEDIVEEIVGEIRDEFDADEIPYVQKIKENHYILDGKMLISEVNDLLGTDISDKEVDTIAGWVLTERFDVGKNDIVQHDDFYFKVLVIEDFHIKYVEVKKRKTSSSNSDNGKQKEG; encoded by the coding sequence TTGACGATTTTAAATCTTTTTCTCGTTGCTCTCTTAATTGGCTTAACCGCCTTTTTTGTAGCAACTGAGTTCGCAATTGTAAAGGTGAGAAGCTCTCGTATTAATCAGCTTGTTGATGAAGGAAATAAAAAGGCAATAGCAGCTAAGCATGTTATCACGCATCTTGACGAATATCTATCTGCTTGCCAGCTTGGAATTACCATTACAGCTCTCGGCCTTGGTTGGCTTGGCGAACCAACGCTTGAACGAATCCTCCATCCCCTTTTTAACGATTTCAATATTAATGAACGCTTAGCAGGCATTTTGTCATTTGTTATCGCATTTGTTATTATTACATTTTTACATGTAGTGGTAGGTGAACTAGCACCCAAAACATTCGCTATTCAAATGTCGGAACGAATTACTTTATTATTTTCTAAACCAATTATTTGGTTTTATAAAATTATGTATCCATTTATTAAAGCCTTAAATGGGTCAGCACAGCTTCTTACTCGTATGTTTGGATTACAGCCTGCTTCTGAACATGAGGTAGCTCATAGTGAAGAAGAAATTCGGATTTTACTTTCTGAAAGCTTAAAAGGCGGAGAGATTAACCAGTCTGAGTATAAGTATATGAATAAAATCTTTGATTTTGATGATCGCTTGGCGAAAGAAGTAATGGTCCCTCGTACTGAGATTATAACTGCATCAAAAGATGATATTGTAGAAGTTTTTCTTCAAGTTGCAAATGTGGAAAAATATACTCGTTATCCAATTATTGAAGATGGTGACAAAGATAAAGTGGTTGGACTTGTAAATATTAAAGAAATTTACAATGATATTGTATTTAACCAAAAAGATGGTACAAACACTTTAGAATCTTATGTAAAGCCGATTTTAAAAGTAATTGAAACCGTTCCAATTCATGATTTATTAGTGAAAATGCAAAAAGATCGGGTACAGATGGCTATTTTATTTGATGAATATGGTGGTACAGCCGGCCTCGTTACAATTGAGGACATTGTTGAAGAGATTGTAGGTGAAATTCGTGATGAGTTTGATGCTGACGAAATTCCCTACGTCCAGAAAATTAAAGAAAATCATTATATTTTAGATGGTAAAATGTTGATTAGTGAAGTAAATGATTTACTTGGCACAGATATTAGCGATAAGGAAGTAGATACAATTGCTGGTTGGGTGCTAACTGAACGATTCGATGTTGGGAAAAACGATATTGTACAACATGATGATTTTTATTTCAAAGTGTTAGTCATAGAAGATTTCCATATCAAATACGTAGAAGTGAAGAAACGAAAAACATCTTCTTCAAATAGTGATAATGGTAAACAAAAAGAAGGATGA
- a CDS encoding sporulation protein, with protein MLKKIFAKMGVGAAKVDLILNESTYTLGEHVEGKIKVQGGKVEQHINFINVELWMEVRGRNGEFHTHKVTSIPTVSSFLIREGEEQEWGFKYELPMNIPISASNCSYFFQTHLDIEGGADAKDRDAIRIKAPETLYQFVEALESLGFREKHQSGQFNGYKQEFEFFPTSQFQSRIRELEFEVAIEDKGLRILLELDLPGFGREREIKQEIYLSKEELGNGTKLHQSLHQIIEEMINNPTNYEYFQPSHYQKGQYKRGMSGLGGAMGGFAAGMLGGMLLGEVMDDMFEDVAFDDIQEDIEDSEDLFDSDLFGGEDEW; from the coding sequence ATGTTAAAGAAAATATTTGCAAAAATGGGTGTAGGTGCTGCAAAAGTCGACCTCATTTTGAACGAAAGTACATATACGTTAGGTGAGCACGTAGAAGGAAAAATCAAGGTCCAAGGTGGTAAAGTTGAGCAGCACATTAATTTTATAAATGTAGAACTATGGATGGAAGTGCGCGGCCGTAACGGGGAGTTTCATACTCATAAAGTGACCAGTATCCCAACCGTTTCTTCTTTTCTAATTAGAGAAGGAGAAGAGCAGGAATGGGGATTTAAATATGAGTTACCAATGAATATTCCCATTTCAGCAAGCAATTGCAGCTACTTCTTTCAAACGCATTTAGATATTGAAGGTGGAGCAGATGCAAAAGATCGAGATGCCATTCGTATTAAAGCGCCTGAGACACTGTATCAGTTTGTCGAGGCGCTTGAAAGCTTAGGATTTAGAGAAAAGCATCAATCTGGCCAGTTTAACGGTTATAAACAAGAGTTTGAGTTTTTTCCGACATCTCAATTTCAAAGCCGTATTCGTGAATTAGAGTTTGAGGTGGCCATAGAAGATAAAGGCCTTCGTATTTTGCTTGAACTTGATTTACCAGGCTTTGGTCGAGAACGTGAAATAAAGCAAGAGATTTATTTGTCAAAGGAAGAATTAGGGAACGGTACGAAGCTTCATCAATCATTACACCAAATTATTGAAGAGATGATTAACAATCCAACTAACTATGAATACTTTCAGCCTTCTCATTATCAAAAGGGCCAGTATAAAAGAGGCATGAGTGGTCTTGGAGGCGCTATGGGAGGGTTTGCAGCGGGTATGCTAGGTGGTATGCTTTTAGGAGAAGTGATGGATGATATGTTTGAAGACGTGGCATTTGATGATATACAAGAAGACATAGAAGACAGTGAGGATCTCTTTGATAGTGATTTATTTGGCGGAGAAGACGAGTGGTAA
- the chrA gene encoding chromate efflux transporter, with protein MNQSVFRRWIEILLISTKLGLTSFGGPIAHLGYFREEYVKKRKWLDEKSYADLIALCQFLPGPASSQVGISIGMLRGGIFGGVLSWIGFTMPSVIVLILFAYLVQGFDASSAGWINGLKIVAVAVVAQAVLGMGKNLAPDRPRITMAILAALITLFFPSAIGQIGTIIAAGIVGYVLYKEIKMDDVQDMPITISRKVGALAWIVFIALLVGLPLLRTAFPTVWMGIIDIYYRVGSIVFGGGHVVLPMLEREVVPIGMVTESEFLAGYGATQAVPGPLFTFASYLGTVTAGWSGALVATAAMFLPSFLLVLGTLPFWNVLRKKPSVRAALMGVNAAVVGILLAALYDPVFTSAIKTTPDFALALVAFGLLMYWKVAPWIVVLATALGGYVLSIFF; from the coding sequence ATGAATCAATCAGTGTTTCGAAGGTGGATTGAAATCTTACTTATTTCGACTAAGCTTGGCTTAACCTCCTTTGGTGGGCCCATTGCGCATCTAGGATACTTCAGAGAAGAGTATGTAAAAAAGAGAAAGTGGCTTGACGAAAAAAGTTATGCTGATTTAATTGCTTTATGTCAATTTTTACCCGGTCCAGCGAGCAGCCAAGTAGGCATTTCGATTGGAATGCTGCGCGGTGGTATTTTTGGAGGCGTGCTGTCATGGATAGGTTTTACGATGCCTTCAGTTATTGTACTTATTTTGTTTGCATATTTAGTACAAGGATTTGACGCTTCAAGTGCAGGCTGGATTAATGGTCTAAAGATTGTTGCTGTTGCGGTAGTGGCCCAAGCGGTTCTTGGCATGGGGAAAAACTTAGCCCCAGACAGACCACGTATTACAATGGCTATACTCGCAGCACTAATTACTTTATTTTTTCCAAGTGCAATTGGACAAATTGGAACCATCATCGCTGCGGGGATAGTAGGGTATGTTCTATATAAAGAAATAAAAATGGATGATGTGCAAGACATGCCTATTACAATCAGCCGAAAAGTTGGCGCATTGGCATGGATTGTATTTATAGCGTTATTAGTAGGATTACCACTTTTGCGTACTGCATTTCCTACTGTTTGGATGGGCATAATTGATATTTACTATCGAGTTGGTTCGATTGTTTTTGGAGGCGGCCATGTTGTTCTCCCGATGCTAGAACGTGAAGTTGTACCAATTGGCATGGTAACAGAATCTGAATTTTTAGCTGGATACGGTGCAACGCAAGCAGTCCCAGGTCCTTTATTTACGTTTGCCAGTTATCTTGGAACGGTAACGGCTGGTTGGTCTGGTGCTTTAGTTGCAACTGCGGCAATGTTTCTACCGTCATTCTTGCTTGTCCTCGGCACCTTACCATTTTGGAACGTTCTTCGCAAAAAGCCAAGCGTACGAGCAGCTTTAATGGGCGTAAATGCAGCTGTTGTAGGAATCTTACTTGCAGCGTTATATGATCCAGTTTTTACTAGTGCAATCAAAACAACGCCAGACTTTGCATTAGCGCTTGTCGCTTTTGGTTTATTAATGTACTGGAAAGTAGCTCCCTGGATTGTTGTACTTGCAACTGCACTGGGTGGTTATGTACTATCAATTTTTTTCTAG
- a CDS encoding PadR family transcriptional regulator, which translates to MLREFFLGSIKIHILYHASIEPIYGSYMIEELQSHGYNISPGTIYPTLHHLEKDGLLIKEERTVKGKIRKYYTITEKGQEVLEGAKEQIRELAREVLKEGEDTS; encoded by the coding sequence ATGTTACGCGAATTCTTTTTGGGAAGTATTAAAATCCATATTTTGTACCATGCCAGCATCGAGCCAATTTACGGGTCATATATGATTGAAGAGCTGCAATCCCACGGTTACAATATTAGTCCTGGAACCATTTATCCTACGCTTCATCATTTGGAGAAAGATGGGCTTTTAATAAAAGAAGAACGAACTGTAAAAGGGAAAATTCGTAAATATTATACCATTACCGAAAAAGGTCAAGAGGTGCTCGAAGGTGCAAAAGAGCAAATTCGTGAATTAGCAAGAGAAGTATTAAAAGAAGGAGAGGATACATCATGA